One Pyxicephalus adspersus chromosome 3, UCB_Pads_2.0, whole genome shotgun sequence genomic window carries:
- the HEMGN gene encoding hemogen isoform X5 has translation MEEKKEAPVISPRRLRDRELLKRKKEEAREKDTYQWVFGDQYQSRSKRPRQTRGTGNRRRKQVKEPELQLEQQLEPQPEPESKHESDQTSEPATEIQHAPETESKPMQKEEVAEVEPDTFINPPEVLNFPVQDTCTPEQEEHQYYTPLL, from the exons taatttCCCCACGtcgtctgagggaccgtgaacttttgaagagaaaaaaagaagaggcacGGGAAAAAGATACTTACCAGTGGGTTTTTGG agacCAATACCAGTCCAGAAGTAAGCGTCCTCGGCAAACCAGGGGCACTGGTAACAGGAGAAGAAAGCAAGTTAAAGAACCTGAGCTACAGCTAGAGCAACAGCTAGAACCACAGCCTGAACCTGAATCAAAGCATGAATCAGATCAAACATCTGAACCGGCTACTGAAATACAGCATGCACCTGAAACAGAAAGTAAACCTATGCAGAAAG AAGAGGTGGCAGAGGTGGAGCCAGACACATTTATTAATCCACCCGAAGTTCTCAACTTCCCAGTGCAAGACACATGCACTCCCGAGCAAGAGGAACATCAATACTACACTCCACTACTTTAA
- the HEMGN gene encoding hemogen isoform X2, with amino-acid sequence MEEKKEAPVISPRRLRDRELLKRKKEEAREKDTYQWVFGDQYQSRSKRPRQTRGTGNRRRKQVKEPELQLEQQLEPQPEPESKHESDQTSEPATEIQHAPETESKPMQKGEHLPEPLSQPEPINEPDHKHEQTTELPHEFKPENTLGIGQDVQQDLSQHRQEPEEHLEYHEDPVITVTEGGTAGETYAVHEEADGHIQQDITTLTEEVAEVEPDTFINPPEVLNFPVQDTCTPEQEEHQYYTPLL; translated from the exons taatttCCCCACGtcgtctgagggaccgtgaacttttgaagagaaaaaaagaagaggcacGGGAAAAAGATACTTACCAGTGGGTTTTTGG agacCAATACCAGTCCAGAAGTAAGCGTCCTCGGCAAACCAGGGGCACTGGTAACAGGAGAAGAAAGCAAGTTAAAGAACCTGAGCTACAGCTAGAGCAACAGCTAGAACCACAGCCTGAACCTGAATCAAAGCATGAATCAGATCAAACATCTGAACCGGCTACTGAAATACAGCATGCACCTGAAACAGAAAGTAAACCTATGCAGAAAGGTGAGCATCTGCCTGAACCACTGTCACAACCTGAACCAATCAATGAACCAGATCACAAGCATGAACAGACCACTGAATTACCGCATGAATTTAAGCCTGAAAATACATTGGGGATAGGGCAGGATGTCCAGCAAGACCTTAGTCAGCATAGGCAAGAACCGGAAGAGCATCTAGAATATCATGAAGATCCAGTTATAACAGTAACTGAAGGTGGAACTGCAGGTGAGACATATGCTGTACATGAAGAAGCTGATGGGCATATTCAACAAGACATCACCACTTTAACAG AAGAGGTGGCAGAGGTGGAGCCAGACACATTTATTAATCCACCCGAAGTTCTCAACTTCCCAGTGCAAGACACATGCACTCCCGAGCAAGAGGAACATCAATACTACACTCCACTACTTTAA
- the HEMGN gene encoding hemogen isoform X3, translating into MEEKKEAPVISPRRLRDRELLKRKKEEAREKDTYQWVFGDQYQSRSKRPRQTRGTGNRRRKQVKEPELQLEQQLEPQPEPESKHESDQTSEPATEIQHAPETESKPMQKGEHLPEPLSQPEPINEPDHKHEQTTELPHEFKPENTLGIGQDVQQDLSQHRQEPEEHLEYHEDPVITVTEGGTAGETYAVHEEADGHIQQDITTLTEVAEVEPDTFINPPEVLNFPVQDTCTPEQEEHQYYTPLL; encoded by the exons taatttCCCCACGtcgtctgagggaccgtgaacttttgaagagaaaaaaagaagaggcacGGGAAAAAGATACTTACCAGTGGGTTTTTGG agacCAATACCAGTCCAGAAGTAAGCGTCCTCGGCAAACCAGGGGCACTGGTAACAGGAGAAGAAAGCAAGTTAAAGAACCTGAGCTACAGCTAGAGCAACAGCTAGAACCACAGCCTGAACCTGAATCAAAGCATGAATCAGATCAAACATCTGAACCGGCTACTGAAATACAGCATGCACCTGAAACAGAAAGTAAACCTATGCAGAAAGGTGAGCATCTGCCTGAACCACTGTCACAACCTGAACCAATCAATGAACCAGATCACAAGCATGAACAGACCACTGAATTACCGCATGAATTTAAGCCTGAAAATACATTGGGGATAGGGCAGGATGTCCAGCAAGACCTTAGTCAGCATAGGCAAGAACCGGAAGAGCATCTAGAATATCATGAAGATCCAGTTATAACAGTAACTGAAGGTGGAACTGCAGGTGAGACATATGCTGTACATGAAGAAGCTGATGGGCATATTCAACAAGACATCACCACTTTAACAG AGGTGGCAGAGGTGGAGCCAGACACATTTATTAATCCACCCGAAGTTCTCAACTTCCCAGTGCAAGACACATGCACTCCCGAGCAAGAGGAACATCAATACTACACTCCACTACTTTAA
- the HEMGN gene encoding hemogen isoform X4 produces MEEKKEAPVISPRRLRDRELLKRKKEEAREKDTYQDQYQSRSKRPRQTRGTGNRRRKQVKEPELQLEQQLEPQPEPESKHESDQTSEPATEIQHAPETESKPMQKGEHLPEPLSQPEPINEPDHKHEQTTELPHEFKPENTLGIGQDVQQDLSQHRQEPEEHLEYHEDPVITVTEGGTAGETYAVHEEADGHIQQDITTLTEEVAEVEPDTFINPPEVLNFPVQDTCTPEQEEHQYYTPLL; encoded by the exons taatttCCCCACGtcgtctgagggaccgtgaacttttgaagagaaaaaaagaagaggcacGGGAAAAAGATACTTACCA agacCAATACCAGTCCAGAAGTAAGCGTCCTCGGCAAACCAGGGGCACTGGTAACAGGAGAAGAAAGCAAGTTAAAGAACCTGAGCTACAGCTAGAGCAACAGCTAGAACCACAGCCTGAACCTGAATCAAAGCATGAATCAGATCAAACATCTGAACCGGCTACTGAAATACAGCATGCACCTGAAACAGAAAGTAAACCTATGCAGAAAGGTGAGCATCTGCCTGAACCACTGTCACAACCTGAACCAATCAATGAACCAGATCACAAGCATGAACAGACCACTGAATTACCGCATGAATTTAAGCCTGAAAATACATTGGGGATAGGGCAGGATGTCCAGCAAGACCTTAGTCAGCATAGGCAAGAACCGGAAGAGCATCTAGAATATCATGAAGATCCAGTTATAACAGTAACTGAAGGTGGAACTGCAGGTGAGACATATGCTGTACATGAAGAAGCTGATGGGCATATTCAACAAGACATCACCACTTTAACAG AAGAGGTGGCAGAGGTGGAGCCAGACACATTTATTAATCCACCCGAAGTTCTCAACTTCCCAGTGCAAGACACATGCACTCCCGAGCAAGAGGAACATCAATACTACACTCCACTACTTTAA